Genomic window (Pristiophorus japonicus isolate sPriJap1 chromosome 9, sPriJap1.hap1, whole genome shotgun sequence):
gtgtcttaatatccttttttaataatatggagaccagaactgtacgcagtactctgtgtggtctaaccaaggtttgatacaggttaagCATAATTTtcatacttttcaattctatacctctaagaATAAACtttagtgcctggtttgctttttttatggccttgttaacctgcgtcgcaacttttagtgattgtgtatttgtactccgagatccctttgttcctttaccccacctagtctctcaccctccaagtaataagtgacctccccattcttcctaccaaaatgtaacgtcTCACATTTATTGTGTTGAACTTCATCTTCCAatcatatgcccattctgcaagtttactaatgtcctcctgtaatttgttgcagtcctcctcagtattgactatcccctctctttttctcccagcccccccccaatttggtgtcatctgcaaatttagaaattgtgttttcgaTTCAAACTATTGAAAATACACAGCGGGTCACTCAGCATCTTTGAAAAGAAAAGATGGGGAGTAATGTTTTGGTTAGACATTCTGTGACACCCAACATATTAACCCATCTGTTCAGGTGCTGTCGGACCCTGCTGTGTATTTCCCGTGTTCTTGTTTCTATTCCTTGAAAGTTGCGGGTGCCTTTCTGCTGCAGTCGTGTTTGTCGCTGTTGAATATTGCCTTGTTTATATGTTTGTGGCTTCAAGCGATCTCCAGCTGTCTGTGCCGCTGTTTATTTTGGGGTAAGGGCTGTTTTTAAAATCCTGAGTTCCATAGTTGGCAAGCTCAGCTTTTTTTACTGCAGGCAAGATTGCAAACCCACGGGTAGGTGTGGAACTCGGGATTCTTAAATGATGAGACACGTACAAATCATttctaaaactttttttaaaattgtATTTTGTGACCTTTTCGTTCCTATTTAACCCTGGAAATTAAATGATCGGGATCAGTAATGGTGTCGACAGATTTTTCCCCCCTCCTAGCTGTAATTTtgacctccctctttcccccccaccattGTAACATGCTCTGTCTTtaacttccttccctccctcctccccttgtTCTGCCAAGTGCCCCTTCCCACTCTTCCAACGCCTCAGTTCGTGCAGGTCCATGTGTTCGTGAACATCAGTGCTTCCTCTGCCTTGTGATCTCAGTATGAAATTGAATTATAATTTCAATGAGCGCAGTATTTAATAATATGTTCTGCCCCTCCCTGTTTAGGGCCTCGAAGCAGAGCGGGGAGAGGAGACGACGAGCCAAGTGCAATTCACAAATGCCAGGTATGGTGTTTAcatttgtggggagtccaaaactcaaGGTCATAAATACATGAtggccactaataaatccagtcagtaattcaggagaaacttgtttactcctcgagggtggtgagaatgtggaactcaccatcTCACgagacatttaaggggaagctagataaacacatgaggaaggaAAGAGTAGAAGTGTACGGTGAGAGGAAGCTCATATGGTGCATAAAAACCAGTACAGCCCTGggacaaatgacctgtttctgtgctgtaaaattctctaACTCTCGCCTGAAATAGAGTACAGCTGGGAACAACGATCACATTGGCTGGGAATTCTCTTTCGGCCTGCTACTCGGTCCAGTTTAAACCTCAGGGAAAGAAGGATGGCCTAACTCAATGGGGGTGTCACTGCATTAGAGGCTAGAGCTGAGAAAAGTCTCACTGTTAGCAGAAGAGCCCGCCTTTAATTTTAACAAGTAGGCACATCTGCAGAATGCCAGATGCGGGTTTTGAAAATATTGGCCGGGTATAGGAACCAAACCTAGCCAATCGTTCAACTGACTCGATTCTGCATTTCCAATGGAAATTGTTTGTCCCTAACAGGCACCCAAACGATAATTCTTGCACTGATTTCCTGATCCCAATAATGTTCTGAAATTGGATATTCTAAGCTCTGCAGTTATCAGTATTGCATTTTATTTTATCTTATTTAGTTTGCTCCTCCCAATTATTTCTTGCTCTTGCAAATTGACAAAGCAAAAAAAAAAGGTAAATATTCTCAAATGGTCTATAATTTAATTAAACCATGACTGCCGTTTCAAACTGCATGTAGCAGATAATATGGAGCTCTCTCAACACCACAGTGGCTCGTTACATGCCCAACTTGTCATACCGACCAGAGAGGTTTTGTGCTGAGTAAACTCATCTCACTAATGACATCACTGACCTGGGCTAGGGAGGGAGAAAATGAGCTGATGGGTTTTACTCCTGCTCACTATCTAATGACCCGTGTTGGAGTCTGGCTCTGCTCTGTGGGTCTGTATCTGTGTGTAATTAATTATTGTGCTATTGCTTCATCGTATGTAAAAACCTGCACTTTGTAGACTAGATAATTATGAGAAGGTGGTGCACGATATTTCAATCTTTGTAGACTTTAATACATGGGTAATAGTGATTTCTGTCTGACATTGCAGGTCTCTCACGGTAAAGCAGGGAGGGTTACAGTCTCCCTCTGTCTGTCGCGGAGAGACCTATAGTAACTGAGGAACATCGCTGTGACAGCCCAGAGCTGCTGGCTGCCATATTTTCCGGCCTCTTACAGTTTATGGACTTGATGCCGTGCGGGTAAAATAAATAAGTGAAGCAGTGCTTGGTGGCTCAGTTAGAATTCCCTACCTgatcactgtgggagcaccatcagcacacggactgcagcaattcaaggagaaggcccaccaccaccttggggccactcgggatgggcaatacatgccggccttgccagcgtcaCCCACATCCCTAACACTTCTGGGTCTTTGGTGAAGCGGAAACAGGCGACAGTGAATCGGCAGCCTGATTCCTAAGTCAAGAATATTGGTTGCGGTGTAAAGGGGCTGCCGATTCGCTGAAGACCAGTTTCATCCCCTTGACGTCTAGGCTCGCGCATGAGGAATGTGCACCTGGGCAAATAACCAGAGGGGTAAACTATTCCAGTGTGAATCAGTGCCTTCAGAGGAGAaaatgggggcggggagagagcaaACTGCATGGAAATGGTCATGGGATTGATAGATGCGTGTGGTTCTGAGCTCAGGAGGTCCTAGCCCGGTCAATCCCACAACTAGTGTAtctagctgatctcagccaaggaGCGGTAAGGGAATGACGCATCCCAGGAGCGAGGGGGGCAGAAATAGCCAGATTTCTCTCTCTCGATAATTGTCCAGTGATCTCTGCTGGAAAGTAGATGTCAAACGGGGATGGAATTAGTCTCCAGTATGATCTGCCGCAGTGGTCAAATAGCTTGCAGACATGGCCGTCATGTAAATAGCGGCTGTCATGGTTGGTGGGTGTGGTAATGGAGGGTCATCTGTACCTGTGAGACTTGCCTCACCCCCAAAGCACGGTTCAGTGCTTTgagaggagaggaaagggagtaAAAGCAAGTCCAGGAACCCATGGAAGCATTGTGAAAGGTACAGTCCTCGTTTCGGTCTGTATCGGGTCAGGCAACTAGTGTCCCCAGGCGCGCTCAATTGGGTAAGGTTCCCACTATTGATGACCATCTATCAGTCCCTATTTGAAGTGTGCACGTGCAGACATTAGCCTAGGAGAGGATCGGGTTTATCTGtaacatcctcatgttcaaattggCTCTCACCGTCTTAAGTTAACAGGAGCAGCGCTTGGCAAAGTGGCTGACAGCTGGCAGGGCCTGTGGGATCGTGCCTACGTCTCTGCTgctggggaggtgagggggggaaaAGTATGATTCGTCACCTTTCCATTTCCAGCACTGCCGTGGAGAACTCGGTGTTCATTTCCCAACTCCGTGGGGAATTACAGACCAATTCACGGCATAGCACGTTGAGGGAAATGAAAGCTGATGTCGGGGAGGTAGAAACCTGGGCCTTGGAGAGATGTTGGGCAATAAAGTACAACAAATAAGTAACAAAGCTTTTAAAACTAGATCCCCAAAGGATTTCATTCAAGCCTTGGCTGGATAATACAGTTCCAAATGATCTAAACAAACTTTTCTTCCATTCCCTGCCCGCAGGTTGAGATTTAAAAATGTGAAGGGGAAATCTGCAAAGAGAAGCAGGGACTGGATTCTGGAGAAGAAAGAGCGTCGAAGGCGTCAGGGAAGGTGAGGGGATTGTGTGCCGAGGCGTTTACTGCATGTAACAAGAAAAATCTCAGCATGGTGAACATGTTATCTCCCTGCCCTTCTCTTGACCTGTTCACAGCATGCTTAACCTGTCCGATCATTAGGCCGAACCTATGTGCGCCCTTGCAGTGTTGTTCGTGCATGGAATGAGACTTGGGTTGCTGCTGCGCTTTAAGATACGTTGTTCCGTTCCTCTCGTTCGCTCCATCCCGAGATGAAATTGCTCCTTCGGGCATTTGTTTTTATACTGTCTGTTCATGTTGATTTATGCTCGGAAAAAAATTGAATCGTTcagtaatttgaattaagcaacttgcATCATATAACATAGTGGGAATTTAGTGCTTAAAAATGGAATTAGGCAACCTTGGATTACGAGTAGACTGTATTTTATGATTTAGGCGTCCAGCTTGCCACCAAGCACAATTCCAGCCTGCAGTAACCAGATTTACAAATGCTGCATTAGTACCTTTCCTGAGTCAGAAGGCTTGTCtgaggcaggagctggagaaattgaACACCACTTTCCCTGCTGTGGATTCCAAAGCAGAACTCCACACCCAGTGTGTGTGCTTCAGCATTGTCTCTTCCTCTGGGATACAATATGGAAATAAAACAAAAACAGTATTTCCAATAAATCTCAAACATCTCCATTCCCTTTACAGAAAATGTCCTGATCTTGACTGTACCTCTTCCTCAGAACATAATGGAAGTTACCCCTATCCTTAGCTCAGTGGAAGTGTTGGCTTGTTCTCTTTCAGAATCAttcaaattacagcacagaaggtggccaatcGGCCCATCATCCTTGGGCGAGTGGTATCTCCAACTGGCCCTGTCCATTCTAATCCTGTTCACCTGCCCTTTTCCTTTCAGCTTCTACAAATGAGTATGGCTTGGATATCTGTTTACTTCAAGTACAATCCACTTTGAAGTAAATTGGAGACACATTGTGAATGGGTATTTGTATATGTAGGGTGCAGTTTCAAGGTTGATGTACACAACAGTAGTGTGCAGGTTTTTAAATATTCTGTTCTCCCTCCCTAGGACTGTTCGAAATGACACAAAATACACCGGAAGGAAGAGGAAGACACGTTTTTAGGGTGGAAGTGGCTGGCGACATTTTGTTCTCTGCTTGTAGAGTTTTATTTGATTGATTTTGTGCCGCCTTTCAAGCTGCTGAAATTGCAAAATACCCCAGGACTGAGAGTGGCCCTGATATCCCCCTGCAACCCTAGACAATGATAAATTCACAACTCCACAAGGACCTGCATTGGATGATGGCTGTGCCAAACCATTCCCAGGACAGAGTTCCATTTCTGAGGAACTTCATAAGTGACTCATTGGTTTTGTGAATAGTCAACACTGAGAGTGGAGCCCACTTCCTCCTGTCTCCATCTCTACTTCCTTTTATGGGGTGGGTTTCAGAATTCTGAGTATCCCAGGCTGTTCAGTCCCTGACCACACAGCTTAAAGTGTGTGCGCGACGGAACCTGCATAACAATACATCAAGAAAAAGTGTCACCTCCTTCAAACCCTTTTGTTTTTAAAATAGTGAGAGTGCTGAAGACATTAATTCCTCGATAACTGATCCCACTCCCTGCTGCTTCAGTGAATGATGGCAGGTGAGACACCAGCATTGTACAAAAATGATATTTATACTCCCCACCTGCAGTTAAAAGTGGAATCTTTAACCAGGCAGTTGAACAATTTAatctggtgggggtgtgtgtgaagTATCTGCTGGTGAGAATTTCAGCTAATTATTTTTGTCTGTATCCAAGTAAAATACAGTCCCTGGTTCTGATAAAGTGATCAGTTTTTCTAATTCAATCCTGCTCCAGTTGGTATCTGAAAGATCCCATTATTGATTCAGCTGTGAAGAATGCTTGCTTTATGGGGAAATTAATGTGCCAGACTGAACTGAGGCAGTGTGAGGTTCTGTTAATACAGATGTTTGAATATTTGAGTAACAAACTTTACTCTGCTCATGTTTGAGTTGTACTGGTGAGAACCGTTGGTGAACTTTAGTGAAGAATGGTGGCATTTTCTATTTTGACGAGTGTCCTCAAATGCAGGTATATAAGATTTGAATTGATGGTCTGCCCTCATCTCTTAATGGGAAGAGTTCCTGTGAAGATGAATACTGTGCCTATTATCTCATCCCATCCTGTTCCCTGCAGTTTAATAATTAGAGTATGAGGCCGTGTTGACTACATGATAAAGGGATGGATTGGTGTTACCAAAGCCAAGGCGTTTAGTTGGCCCAGTATATAAGATGCGCGCAGGTACATGCTGCAGCTCCCTCAGAGCAAACAGGGCATCGCATTTAATCTCATTGTATAAACAGGCACTTATTGACCAAAATAACTTTGTTAGGATCACTTCCTCTGACAGCTTGCTTCCGTTCTATCCCCAAATTCACGTGAGGAGAGTTTACACGTCAGCATGTGGTGGCAGCGTGGTTTGTAGAATGGGGAGCTCGTGACCGAGCATCCATAATCAGCAGCGACAGCACTCTATCCTGGGGAAAGAACATTTCTATTAACTATGGATGTTGGGTAAAGAACtcacccttttactgcatttttccAATACATGTAACCATTTTGTAAATAAAAGGACAGTTGCTGCCACTCCAAGGTGTTTAATGTTCATGTTTCACTGTTCATAGATTGCATTTATAATTTGTCCCAATTCTCATGTCTGATGCTGGAGAGAATCTCTGCATCTCTAcattaaaacccacctcttggTGCAAATCCTTCCTATTCTCATCTTTGGCTGGCTGTCCATTTTTTGATCATGCCTCAGGATATTTTTCTATATTGAAGTCAAGGTCATCTGTACCAAGAAGCAGGCAGGCTGAAGAATTGTGAAATCATCTACCACTATTGACACCAGTTTAAAATATACACTTTTATTTTAAATGAACTCCTTCATTTACTAAATTACAGATTTGAAATGTTACACAAGACACAAACGAGTTTCAGAATTTTTAGAAATGGATCTGGAAACAATAGTGACTTTACTTGAGGCAGAACAGTTCCCCACTGTCTGGGATACTAAGTTTGATTTAATCATTCATTGGAAAAGTATATTGAAAGCTTTAAAACCCATCTTAAATCTCAACATTTTTTAGAAGCCCACAGTGCTGATCAGAGATGACTCTAGCTAGTGAGATGAAGCAAGTGAGACTTCCCCTTCTACTGAAAGAGCACACAGTGCAGATTGAATGTTGTGCGACCTGGCCAGGGTTGTGAGGAAGCCCCAGGTTGAAGGCACGTCTGAGCTGTTCTTGTGCACCCAGAAGCAAGAGGCTGAGGCCTGGTACAAGCTCAGGCACACAGCCCTGGAGAGCAAGAGGACGTCTCAGCTGATGTGGGGAGGGGAAAAACAAACTATAAATTGCTAAAGCTTTAAGTTGAACACCTCGTTGCATTCCTCATCCTGCAGGTAGGTTTTACTTTCTGTTCAGTACTTTGGTTTCCTCTCCCAGTACCAGCCCCCTGATTAAATGCATTGCAAGTCCAACACCAAATGTCATGACAAAATAAACTGGTCACTATAATTTACAGGTTAATCTAGCCCCACAATAAGGCAAGCCCATTTTAAAAGGAGAGCGATATAAAAGATTTAAGCTACACAATCTATTTTAAAAATCTTTTGTCTTGAGTAATGCCGCACAAAAATCTGTGCTCGTGTTAGTGCAAGTGGTATTGGAGATGGAAATACCTTAAACTTAGAGATTAAAAAGGACATTAACTGCTAGAAATTCTTAGGACACTGACTAATCCACTGTGCTTTGACACTATTCAAACTGACAGACCATATTCTGTGTGGGATTGCAAGGGCAGCAATATACTGTAGCGACCTGGAGTACACAATACCAGCACTGTAACTAGTGCATTCTCTCACACCCTCAATACAGGTGGTCTATCGGAGGGTAAGAGATTTTCAGGTTAGGGTCACACTCGGAAAAGTCTGCAGAGGTACTGTGCTGTCTATCATTCTTGGAGACGAGCATGTTGGGTGCAGCCTCTATGCAGTTCTGCAGCTGAAATTCTTTGTTGAAACAGAGTTCGATCTGACCCAGTGTTTGCACTGCCGCAGCCTGTGGTTGGGGAAGTggaggaaacaaaaaataaaaGTTGAAGAGTTGAGCTCCAAGCTTGCCTCTTTTTTTTTCTAGAGTAAAAACAAAATTTGTCTCCATACTAAATTGCATTTAAATTACAACATTGCAAGTTATAAATCAAGTAGACTGGAAACGAATTGCAGACCCAAATCTTTGAATTGTAAATCTCTATTTAACCTTAATTACCAGACCCGGAGGGATTAAAACTTGCTGCAGACAAAATGATTCCTGTGTAATCGCCCCTGCAATCCCATCAACAGGAATAATCCCTCAACTCGCATCAGTCCCCAGGCAGACTGGCTGAGCAAGGTATAAATCAAGTGCAAAATGGAGACCTTCGTACAACTTTATAAATCAAGTGCAAAATGGAGACCTTCGTACAACTTTAATTTATCTGAAACCGGGTTTTGATCAGAACGACACGGGTCACAAACAAAGCAGGAATTACCTGAGTGAGACGCAGGCACTGAATTTTCGGTGTTACCCCATAGACTGACACGAGTGCCTTTTCAATGTCCTCCACCTAAATGTGAGAATGTTAGTGAGAATTATAGCAAAGCAGAGCAGAAAAACAAGGTGTTCAAAAGGACAAATAGCAGCAGGTTCTTACCATATAATAGTTGGTCGATGGCAATATACCAGACTTCTGAAGAACACTGAATAAAGTTTAAAAGAAAAGTCAATCACTGGGAAGTAAATTCCTGAATTAAAATAAATATCCAAGTCTTGCAGTGAAACATTAGAACAGCGACTGACAGATTTACTCTGCTCATTAATAGAAGGACTGAGCACGTGTCGACCTCTTCAATTTATGTATTCGCGTGCAGGAAGCAAGGAGACAGAACAAGGGACTGGGAAATGGGTTAAAAACCCAGACACTTTGGTTTGGGAGGTAAGAAGAGAGCACACAAAtagaaccctcaaagcctcctgaataAAGTTTAACAACCCTACCAACATCTGGAATCCCTGGCCAGCGACCACCCTAAGCAGAAGAAGAGCACccaggaggacactgagcaccttgagtctcgtcactgagagcatgcggaaaccaagcgcagacagcggttcccacacccaccctttccttcaaccacagtctgcaccaccggttacagagactgtaattcccacattggactgtacagccacctgagaactcacttagagtggaagcaagtcttcctcgactttgagggactgcctataatgatgattgaGAACAAAAGCAGTGTTAGCTTGTCCTCTGTTAGTTTGCCCTCAGCTTTAGACATATTCGAGGACTTTGGCAAAGAATCTATCCAAATTTCTGCCCAGAAGAGCCAAGTTATTCCGTTCAGGGCTGCTTCGATGAGAAGGGTTTGGGTACAGTCTGAAATCTATGAAAAGGAGGGAAGATGGATTACCTGTTCAGGTCCAGCTGGTGATACAGTTCCAGTGCTTTACTGAAATACTTGTCCTGGGTGTCCAAGGATTCCAGCGTAGCCGCACAGGTTCCATGTTTCATCCACTCGTGCTTCCTGCACAGAAAAGAACGAGACCCAAAATGTCAGGTAGAAGTAGCAAGTGGAAACTGCCCCTCTCATCCGTACAGGCCGACAGATGCCAGGTTTCACCGAGTTGCCGAGAGGTTTTCTTATACATCCAATGTTATCAGTTTGCTTCAAGGTCTGACTCCATGGctacttctcctcctttaagaccccccCTTAAACCCCACCTCTTTGACCTGGCTTCtggtcacccttcctaatatctccaCCTTCAGTttggcatccatttttgtctgattacacctctgtgaagccaCTTGGGTTTTTTTTCTGATTTTGAAGTTAAAGGCCCAGTATAAATGCAAATAGACTTTGTTACCAAGCCCATAAGGTCATTCTCCACAAGTGAGCCCAGACAGAAATGGCTATTCAACTGTGTGAGGTGGCAGCAAACTGAATTCTCTCTTGACCAGAGAGCAGGGGGGCTGCaatagtgaccaggagcaggaaccctggccaatTCCCTCTTTGGAGCCTGCAGCACTGAAGGCAAATAGAATGCCTGTATTAATGCCATGGCTGAGTAGTGCCAACTCAGCACAGGTGGGGGATCAACACAAGGGCCTTTCTGATCTGTACGGCTCAGTAGCACTCGAGTTGGTATAACTCCCCTCTCAGGGAGCAGGGGTACATTTGCATTA
Coding sequences:
- the rnaset2 gene encoding ribonuclease T2, with protein sequence MAFQKGSGYWRKPVFAWIFLPLLAAFILPETSDGTKHPWHTLSLSHHWPWTVCLLWNHTCKVLPNYWTVHGLWPKHNMMCNRSWHFDVRNVKDILSELEHWWPDVIHPNTTMLWKHEWMKHGTCAATLESLDTQDKYFSKALELYHQLDLNSVLQKSGILPSTNYYMVEDIEKALVSVYGVTPKIQCLRLTQAAAVQTLGQIELCFNKEFQLQNCIEAAPNMLVSKNDRQHSTSADFSECDPNLKISYPPIDHLY